In [Phormidium] sp. ETS-05, the genomic window AGAGCGGTGGCGAGACCACGCACCATTTGGCTCGGTCCGCCATAGACAAGAGAAATAGAGGGGATGATTTGGAGGATGCGCATAGTTGACAAACAGGGAAAGTTGATGTTAAGATAAACATGACTTTAGCTTAGCGTTTATACGGATGTTTTGCCGGAGGCAGTCCTGGGATGGCCTGTCACCCAGAAAGTTTTCTGGGGCAATGCTCAATTGGTTAAATTGAGTGGCAATTAATGCCGGTAAAATTTGCTGATAATGATTTCAATATAGAATCTTTGGGATGCGGCCTTATTGTGTATAGAGTTTGACTGAAAAAGCGATCGCCCCGGTTTTTCCACAGCATCCCTCCCTGATTCACCAGCGGGGATTAGCTGCAATTAGCGCCCCTGCGGTTTGGGCATCCAAAGGTTTAGAAAATAGATATCCTTGACCAAAACCACATTCTAGGTCTCGCAGACACCATAGCTGGTCTTCAGTTTCGATACCTTCCGCCACCACCGTCATCCCCATCGTGCGGGCGATATTGATAATTGCCACCACTAAGCCCAAATTTTCCTGATTTCCCTGTAACCCCTTCACGAACGATCGGTCAACCTTGAGGATATCCACCGGGAATGAGTGGAGATAGCTCAAAGAAGAATAACCCGTACCAAAATCATCAATCGCGAGCTGAATTTGCCGCGATCGCAGTTGCAGCAGCAGTTGGGAAGCATGACGCGGGTTATCCATAATAGCCGTTTCCGTAATTTCCAGCTTTAAATTCTGAGGATTGAGCTGATTTTTCTGCAGCACCTCATCGATTTCTGCAATTAAATTGGGCTGGGAAAACTGGCGCACGGAAAGATTAACCCCCATACCAAAATCCACTGTAGCCAGTTTTTGCTCCTGCCAAAGCCGCAACTGATGGCAGGCTTGACGCATCACCCAATTGCCTATAGGCACAATTAACCCAGTTTCTTCAGCCACCGGAATAAAACTGGCGGGAGACACCATCCCCCGCTGGGGATGCTGCCAGCGTACTAAGGCTTCAAAGCCAGAAATCCTGCCCAATGCCAGGTCAACGATCGGCTGGTAGTGGAGAATAAACTCCTCCCGCTCCACCGCTCGCCGCAGGTCATTTTCTAGCTCCAACAGCGCCACCGCTGCATCGTGCATCGCCCGGTCAAAAATATGATAACAAGCACGGCCAGAATTTTTGGCGCGGTACATAGCCGTATCCGCATCCCGGAGCAGGTGTTCTGGTTTAGAATAATCTGCACAACTAGGGGCAATACCGATACTAGCATTGATAAATACTTCGTGTCGTTCCAGTTGAAAAGGATAGCAAAGCGCATCAATCATATTCTGGGCGACTCTAGTGGCTTGGTGGATATTTTCCACCGCTGGGAGCAAAATGGCGAATTCATCGCCGCCAAGACGAGCTAGAGTATCTTTTTTGTCCATATGTTCTTGGAGGCGGCGGGCAATGGCTACCAGCAATTGGTCACCCACAATATGACCGAGGGAATCATTGATGACCTTAAAGCGATCGCAATCCAAAAACATCACCACAAACTGATATCCATCCTCCTGGTGACTCCGGGCAATCTCCCCTAAGACTCGCTCCATAAATAAAGCCCGATTCGGCAATCCCGTCAGCGGGTCATGTAGGGCCATCTCCAATAATTTAGTATTGGCAATTTCTAACTGCCGAGTCCGCTCTTGTACCCGCTCTTCTAATTGATGATTAAGCTGGCGAATCTGCTGATTAGCAGCTTTGAGGGCTAGTTGATTTTCCACCCTCACCAAAACTTCTAATACATGAAATGGCTTAGTAATGTAGTCAGCACCTCCTACACTAAACGCCTTGACTTTATCTAAAATATCATCTAACGCGCTTAGAAAAATTACAGGGATTGCCGCCGTGGTAGCATCTTGCTTTAGCAATTGACACACCTGATAGCCATCTAATCCCGGCATCATAATATCCAGCAATATCAAATCGGGCTGGGCAGCCCGCGCCGCCATCATAGCCATTTCTCCGCTCAAGGCTTGACGCACTTTATACCCTTGCTCTTTCAGCAGAGAAGATAAAATGCGAATATTATCAGGTTTGTCATCAACGATGAGGATATCTGATTCGCTAGGATTGATTCTATTTTCCTTCATAAAGAATGCCTGAATAAAAGTAAGTACAGGATGCCGTGCCGGGGATGGGGCATAATTTTGGTAGAATGACCAGGAAATGCCTAGAATACAGGAGCTAGGTGGGAATCGATCGCCTATGCTTCCAGCCGCGCCAACTCCATAATTTTATCAAATCGGAAGTTATCCACTAATTCGTTAATCACATCAGCCAGCGCCTGATTTTCCGGGGGTATTTGCGCCACGAGCTGGCTCACCAAAGAGCCACTGCATTGGGATGCCGCATTATACAACTGCTCCAACCACTCACCAGGCATGGTGGCGACCTCTCGAACAGCTTGATCCTCTGCGGATGGCACATCAGAAGAAACGGGTAGTAGGTTTTCTGCTGGGGGCTGCTCTTCTTTATATAGGTATCGGACGCCCAAATAATCGCTCATCTTGGTAAAAATTTCCTCAGCGCGAAACGGTTTGCGCACGAAGTCATCACAACCGGAGGATAAAATCACCTGCCTTTGCTCTTCAAAAGCACTGGCCGTCAGCGCGATAATTACTGTCGCCTGACCTTTCAAATGGGATTTAATCTCCTTAGTGGCTTCAAAGCCGTTCATTACCGGCATCTGCATATCCATCCAAATTAGGTGTGGTTCCCAACTATCCCAGATGGTGACGCCTTCTTGGCCGTTGACAGCAGCGCGCACTTCAAAACCCACGGACTCCAGTAGCTCCATCAGTAGCAGCCGGTTGGTAGGCTGATCTTCTACCACAAGAATGCGGTAGGAGGGTTGATCCGGAGCGAGTCCGATAATTTTTTTCCCGGCGGCCACGTGGTTTTGAATATTGGGCTCTTTTACAGTTTCGTATTGGATATCAAAGCTGAATTTGCTTCCTTTCCCTAACCGGGTTTCTACGGAGATTTCTCCCCCCATGAGCTGGACAAACTTTTGACTAATGGTCAAACCCAAACCGGTGCCTTCCCCGGACTGCAAACCTGTAGCGGTTTGGCCAAAGGTTTTAAAGAGCTGGTCGATTTCTTCTGGAGCAATGCCAGAGCCAGTGTCTTCGATTTCAAAGTGGAGCTTTGGATTGACGTGACGATGTTTTTGCTCTGCCAGTCGGACGCGAAGGGTGACAATGCCTTTTTGGGTAAATTTGATGGCGTTGCCTAGTAAGTTAATTAAAACTTGACGTAATTTTCCTTCGTCGGTTTTGATGTATTCGGGGACTTCGGGGGCGCGATCGCACTGCAAATCTAAACCCTTAGATTTCGCTTTCACTTGCAGCATATCCTGCAGGGAATCGAGCAAATCGTGTAGGTTGAAGGTGTTTTCTTTGATTGTCACCCTGCCCGCCTCAATTTTAGACATATTCAGGATATCATTAATCAACCCCAGCAGGTGTTCGCCAGAGCTGCTGATGATATCGAGATATTGCTGTTGTTTGGGCGATATAGTTTTGTCTCGGTGCAGCAGTTGCGTCATCCCTAGAATAGCATTTAAGGGCGTCCGCAGTTCGTGGCTCATATTGGCTAAAAATTCGCTTTTAGCCCGATTGGCGGCGTCCGCTTGCTCTTTGGCGATTTGTAATTCGGCAGCAACCGCTCGGGTTTGACTGAGCAACTGGGCTTGCTGCACGGCAATTCCTAACTGAGTGCCGATTTGCACCACACTGCGGATTTCCCCTTCTTCCCATTGGCGCGGTCCAGAGTTTTGGTAAGTGGCGAGTAATCCCCACAGTTGGCTACCGCAGAATATGGGGACTGTGATGTAAGCTCGTGCTTGAAATTGCTCTAAAAGTTCTAGGTAGCAGGGGTCAAAACCAGCCGCGTAGATATCGGGAATACAGCGGTAGCTCGTACCCATACGGTAAATCCCGCCTTCGTTTTCTTGCAAGTATGTATCTGGAATGTTGCTGGTGGTAATATTCAAGTTTTTGACTACACAACCGTCTTTATTAACGGCGATTTCTGTTAAGCTAGGGTCTGAGGTTTGCGCCTCTACTAGCAGTTTCCAACCGGAGGCTACAGATTCGCAGACAAACGAGCCGCTCCAGTCGGGGTGGAAGCGGTAAACCGCTACCCGATCGCAGTTAATGGCGGCTCGTAGTTCTTCAGTGGTGGCGGTAAAAATCTGGTCCATATCCAAAGTTTCCCGCATCCGCTGCACCACTCGAGCGATCGTCTGTTCCCGCAGCAGACTTTGGCGCAGCGCTAATTCCGCACGTTTACGATCGCTGATATCCGTATGAGAACCGGTCATCCGCACTGGTTCCCCTGCTTCATCCCACATCGCCTGGGCTCGAGCCGAAATCCATTTATAGGTGCCATTTTTACATTGCAGGCGATATTCCGCCGTATAATAAGGGGTTTTTTTGCGCAAGTGGTCTTCCATTGCCTGCATTACTTTCGCCAAATCCTCTGGATGAATGCGTTTGTAAAACTCATCCGGTTCATTGGGTAACTCCTCCTCCTCATAACCCAAAATTTGCTTCCATCCAGCCGAGAAAAACACCTGATTAGTTTTAATATGCCAATCCCAAATGCCATCATTACTCCCCCGCGCCGCGAGCTGCCACCTTTCCTCACTTTCTTTCAGCGCTTGCTCAGCGATGCCACGCTCCCTCGCTTCCAAAGCCAAGGAAATCGTATATGCTAAATAGCTGACAAAGTTTTCCTCCTCAATCGCCCACTTCCGTTTTTTCCCCACGTGTTCTAAACAAATGACCCCCACAGTTTTACCTTTAAAATTGATGGGCACATCCAGCATTGATGTAATCCCCAGCGGTTTCAGATAACCTTCCCGAAACTCTGCGGTACGCGGGTCATAGTGGGCATCATGGGCCGCAATCACTTTATCCGCTGCTAAGGCGCGAAAATAACTGGGATAATCCGTGACCCCTAGGCTAAACGATAGGTCTGCATACCGGTTGTTGCTCAATTCATATAAGCAACCTAACTGAATTTTAGATTGATCCTCATTATAAAACCACACGCTGGCTCTTTCCACATTTATCGTTTGGCCAGAAATCCGGCAAATCGCTTTCATTGCTTCTAGAATATTGCCTTCATAAAAATTTTTATTTTTCGCCAGTTCCACCATAGCAGATTGCTGCATCCGCAGGCGTTTTTCGCTGTTTCTTAGGGCAGATTCTACTCGATTTCTTTGGTTAATTTCTTTTTCCAATGCCGCATTAGCCGCCACTAATTCTGCGGTGCGTTGCTGTAGTCCTAATGTCGCTTCATTCACCCTAATTTCTAATTCTTCATAGGCGCGGCGCCGGGCATTTTCGGCTTTATGTCGCTGCAGTTCGGCTGTGGCTCTGGCGGCAAATATTTGGACGATCGCTTGGGCATTGTCCTGGTCTGCCATCAGACTATCAGCAGCGATACAGATCAGCCCGATCGTCTCCCCCTCCCCATCCACCAAGGGCATCCCCAAGCAAAACTCCGCTCTCATCTTCTGAAATATCTCTATCCCCGGGAAGTTTTCCTTAATCTGTTGTCCGTAAAACTGGGCTTTCCCCTCTCTGAGGATGAACTCCCAATCAGTACCAGTCCAATCTAATTCCCAATTTGCCGCCAATTTTCCCTCAAACCAAACCGCTAAAGTGCGGATTATATTTTCCTCAACTTTTTCTGCCACCAAAGCACAGCTTACATCCAAAGCCGTTGCCAGATTTCTCACCAAAGCCGGAAAAAATTCCTCCCCAGTGGCGATCGTTCCCGCCACCAAATTTTTCATTTGTCCTTTGTCATTTGTCATTTTTCATTTGTCCTTTGTCCTTGGTCATTTGATAATTGTGAATCATCAATTATCAAATGTCAATTATCAATTATCAATTGTCAATTGTCAATTGTCATGGGTAGTTCGGATGTCCTGCCGTCATCTAATAGTTTCCACATCATATCGCTTGATAACTATTAAATTCCTGATTATAACAAATTTTTTCTTTTCTCGATCGGGATTAATTGCTCATCATTTACCCTCCCCTGCCTTTATTTACCACCGATGCCAACTTTTTTGTCACTTTACCCCCTCACTTAAACAATTCAAATTAAGTGAGACATTAATCATAAGTTTATATAACGAGAAACCCCCCCCCTAGCTAATGCTAGCGCCACACCTGACGGCGCCATAACCACGGTATCCCTGGCGGAAAGTCACGATAAAGAGAGGTTTCTTTGGTAAATTGACTAAAGTTCTGCCATTGTCCCCCCTTGTCAAAGGAGGGGGCAGGGGGGATGAACCCCCAGCCACCTTTCTGTTTCCTCGGGCTTTAGCCCAACTACAAACCTCCATGAAGATTGTTGCCACAGAAATCCCAGAAGTATTGATTATCGAACCCAAGGTGTTTGGGGACGATCGGGGCTTTTTCTTTGAAAGCTATAACCAGCGCCTCTTTACCGAGCTTACCGGATTAGACCTCAATTTCGTCCAAGACAATCACTCCCGCTCCGCCCAAAACGTCCTGCGCGGACTCCACTACCAAATCCAGCAACCCCAAGGCAAGCTGGTCCGCGCCGCTGTCGGCGCCATCTTTGACGTAGCCGTAGATATCCGCAAAAATTCCCCCCATTTTGGCCAATGGGTCGGCTGCCTCCTCAGCGCCGAAAACCATCGCCAGCTTTGGGTCCCCGCCGGTTTCGCCCACGGCTTTTTCGTCGTTTCTCCATTCGCCGAAGTCCTCTACAAAACTACAGATTACTACGCCCCCCAATCTGAGCGATCGATTTTGTGGAATGACCCGGACCTGGGCATCGATTGGCCCCTGAATGGTGCCACCCCCATCCTCTCCGCCAAAGATCAAGCCGGTCAACCCTTCGCCACAGCGGAGGTATTCCAGTGAAAATCCTACTCATTGGCACCCAAGGTCAACTAGGGACAGAACTAATCCCCCTCCTGGCACCCCTAGGAAATCTCACTGCAGTCGATCGCGATACCCTGAATTTAGCAGACTCCGACTCCGTGCGGCAGGTAGTACAACAAGTAAAACCCGATGCCATCGTCAACGCCGCCGCATACACCGCCGTTGACAAAGCCGAGTCAGAACCAGAACTGGCAATGGCAGTCAATGGCATCGGCGTCGGCGTCTTGGCAGAAGAAACCCGCAATCTCGGTGCCAGATTAATTCACATTTCCACCGATTACGTCTTCGATGGCACCCAGAGCCAACCCTACCAAGACACCGACACCACCAATCCCCTAGGAATCTATGGCAAATCCAAATTACTAGGAGAACAGAACATCACCGCCACTGGCGCCAATGCCATTATCATCCGCACCGCCTGGGTTTACGGCACCGGCGGTCCCGGCAACTTCGTCAAAACCATGCTCCGTTTAGGCGGACAACGAGAAGAAATCCGAGTTGTCGCCGACCAAATCGGCAGTCCCACTTGGACGCGAGATTTAGCCGGAGCCATTACTTACCTAGTGGAAAATCCCGCTGCACCAGGAATTTACCACTACACCAATAGCGGCGTTTGTAGCTGGTATGATTTCGCCGTCGCCATCTTTGAAGAAGCCGCCCTCCTAGGATATCCCCTGCAAGTGCAGCGGGTCATCCCCATCACCACCGCCGAATACCCCACCAGAGCCAAACGCCCCGGTTATTCCGTCTTATCCTCTGCCAAAATCAGCGCAGTGTTGGGAACCCATCCCCCCCACTGGCGTCAGTCCCTGCGCCAAATGCTCTCACTGTTTGTCCCTGGTCATTTGTCCCTAGTCCCTTGACCAATAACCTTTGGACAAAGGACTCGTCGGACAAATGACAAATGACAAATGACCAATGACAAATGACCAATGACCAAGGACAAATTATGAAAGCACTGATTCTCTCTGGCGGTAAAGGCACTCGCCTACGTCCCCTGACCTATTCTGGCGCCAAACAATTGGTGCCCGTGGCTAATAAACCCATCCTTTGGTATGGTATCGAGGGCATTGTTGCGGCTGGTATCACCGATATTGGCATTATTATCAGTCCCGAAACTGGTAATGAAGTTAGAGATTTGACGGGCGATGGCTTCCTCTTCGGCGCCAATATTACCTATATCCTCCAAGAAGAACCCGCCGGACTGGCTCACGCCGTGAAAGTTGCCCAGCCTTTTTTGGGCGATTCTCCTTTTATTATGTATTTGGGGGATAATATTATCGAGGCGAATTTGGGCGAGTTTTTAGCCAGTTTCCAAAATAATCAGCTAGATTCGCTCATCCTCCTGCGCCGCGTCTCTAATCCCAGTGCGTTTGGGGTGGCGAAAGTTGATGATTTTGGCCGAGTGGAGTTTTTGGTAGAAAAACCGAAAAATCCTCCTTCTAATTTGGCATTGGTGGGGGTGTACTTTTTTTCCCCCGCGATTCATCAGGCGATATCTCAAATTCAACCCTCGGCTCGGGGCGAACTAGAAATTACTGATGCCATTCAGTGGCTGATTGACCAACGCTATCCCGTGGAATCTCGGATTTTAGAGGGTTGGTGGCTGGATACGGGGAAAAAAGATGATTTGCTCGAAGCAAATCGGATTGTGTTGGATACCCAGATTACGCCCAAGGTAACAGAGATTATGGGCGAATTGGATAGCCGCAGTCAGGCGATCGGGCGGGTGAAAATTGGCGCCGGGACTCGACTGGTGAACAGTTCCATTCGTGGTCCCGCGATCGTCGGGGCGAACTGCTATCTAGAAAACTGCTTTATCGGTCCCTACACCAGCATCGCCGATGGCGCCACCCTCATCGAGGCTGACATCGAACATAGCGTGATTTTGCAGGGAGCGAAAATCGATCGGATCCAACAGCGCATCGTGGATAGCGTCATCGGACGCCGCGCCCATCTCACTTTAGCCGATCGGCGTCCCAAAGCTCTCCGCTTGATGATTGGCGATGACTCCCAAATCGAACTAGCTTAGAATTGTCATTTGTCCTTTGTCCTTGGTCATTTGTCCTTTGCTTATTCATGGACTTGAAAAGTTACAGCTTGCTCACCAATCGCTTAACACGTTGCCCTCACCCTAAATCCCTCTCCCAACAAGGGAGAGGGGTACGGGGTGAGGGCTTTAGCAGATTATTTCTGAAGAAGCTGTATACAGCCTTAACGTAAGTAATGCAGTACACTATCAAAGTCCCTCTCCCACTCTGGGAGAGGGATTTAGGGTGAGGGCAATTACCAAGACACCTACGAACAAGCTGTAAGTGACAAGGGACATTGGACTTGTGACAAGGGACAAAGGACAAATGACAAAGGACCAATGACCATCTATGATTTACCTAATCACCGTTAACTACCACTCCCACCAACTCATCGCCCAACTCCTCGCCTCCCTCCCCCCACCCAGGGAGATTCCCTACCAATTTATCATCGTCAACAACTCCCCAGAAGATCCCAACATCCCCCAATTCCACAACAATTATATCACCATCATCGAATCAGGCAAAAACCTCGGTTTTGGTGGCGGTTGCAACCTTGGCATCGATTGGGTTTACCAACAAAATCCCCAAGCCATCATCTGGTTAATCAATCCCGATACTCAACTCCCCCCAGCTACCCTCCCCAGAGCAGTTGATTTCTTCTCCAACCATCCCGAAATCTCCATTTTAGGCACAGTAGTGCAAGAACCAAACGGCCAAATTTGGTTTGCAGGCGGCCAATTCCTCCCCCATACTGGCGCCATCATTGAGCAAAAAACTTGGACTTACCCCGAAAATCTCGATTATGCCATCTGTGATTGGGTGACCGGGTGCAGTTTGCTGATTAATTTAGCCAAATTTACCACTTGTCCCCGCTTCGATGAGGCATATTTCCTCTATTATGAAGATTTCGAC contains:
- a CDS encoding glucose-1-phosphate thymidylyltransferase, encoding MKALILSGGKGTRLRPLTYSGAKQLVPVANKPILWYGIEGIVAAGITDIGIIISPETGNEVRDLTGDGFLFGANITYILQEEPAGLAHAVKVAQPFLGDSPFIMYLGDNIIEANLGEFLASFQNNQLDSLILLRRVSNPSAFGVAKVDDFGRVEFLVEKPKNPPSNLALVGVYFFSPAIHQAISQIQPSARGELEITDAIQWLIDQRYPVESRILEGWWLDTGKKDDLLEANRIVLDTQITPKVTEIMGELDSRSQAIGRVKIGAGTRLVNSSIRGPAIVGANCYLENCFIGPYTSIADGATLIEADIEHSVILQGAKIDRIQQRIVDSVIGRRAHLTLADRRPKALRLMIGDDSQIELA
- the rfbC gene encoding dTDP-4-dehydrorhamnose 3,5-epimerase, which gives rise to MKIVATEIPEVLIIEPKVFGDDRGFFFESYNQRLFTELTGLDLNFVQDNHSRSAQNVLRGLHYQIQQPQGKLVRAAVGAIFDVAVDIRKNSPHFGQWVGCLLSAENHRQLWVPAGFAHGFFVVSPFAEVLYKTTDYYAPQSERSILWNDPDLGIDWPLNGATPILSAKDQAGQPFATAEVFQ
- a CDS encoding GAF domain-containing protein; this translates as MTNDKGQMKNLVAGTIATGEEFFPALVRNLATALDVSCALVAEKVEENIIRTLAVWFEGKLAANWELDWTGTDWEFILREGKAQFYGQQIKENFPGIEIFQKMRAEFCLGMPLVDGEGETIGLICIAADSLMADQDNAQAIVQIFAARATAELQRHKAENARRRAYEELEIRVNEATLGLQQRTAELVAANAALEKEINQRNRVESALRNSEKRLRMQQSAMVELAKNKNFYEGNILEAMKAICRISGQTINVERASVWFYNEDQSKIQLGCLYELSNNRYADLSFSLGVTDYPSYFRALAADKVIAAHDAHYDPRTAEFREGYLKPLGITSMLDVPINFKGKTVGVICLEHVGKKRKWAIEEENFVSYLAYTISLALEARERGIAEQALKESEERWQLAARGSNDGIWDWHIKTNQVFFSAGWKQILGYEEEELPNEPDEFYKRIHPEDLAKVMQAMEDHLRKKTPYYTAEYRLQCKNGTYKWISARAQAMWDEAGEPVRMTGSHTDISDRKRAELALRQSLLREQTIARVVQRMRETLDMDQIFTATTEELRAAINCDRVAVYRFHPDWSGSFVCESVASGWKLLVEAQTSDPSLTEIAVNKDGCVVKNLNITTSNIPDTYLQENEGGIYRMGTSYRCIPDIYAAGFDPCYLELLEQFQARAYITVPIFCGSQLWGLLATYQNSGPRQWEEGEIRSVVQIGTQLGIAVQQAQLLSQTRAVAAELQIAKEQADAANRAKSEFLANMSHELRTPLNAILGMTQLLHRDKTISPKQQQYLDIISSSGEHLLGLINDILNMSKIEAGRVTIKENTFNLHDLLDSLQDMLQVKAKSKGLDLQCDRAPEVPEYIKTDEGKLRQVLINLLGNAIKFTQKGIVTLRVRLAEQKHRHVNPKLHFEIEDTGSGIAPEEIDQLFKTFGQTATGLQSGEGTGLGLTISQKFVQLMGGEISVETRLGKGSKFSFDIQYETVKEPNIQNHVAAGKKIIGLAPDQPSYRILVVEDQPTNRLLLMELLESVGFEVRAAVNGQEGVTIWDSWEPHLIWMDMQMPVMNGFEATKEIKSHLKGQATVIIALTASAFEEQRQVILSSGCDDFVRKPFRAEEIFTKMSDYLGVRYLYKEEQPPAENLLPVSSDVPSAEDQAVREVATMPGEWLEQLYNAASQCSGSLVSQLVAQIPPENQALADVINELVDNFRFDKIMELARLEA
- a CDS encoding bifunctional diguanylate cyclase/phosphodiesterase, which produces MKENRINPSESDILIVDDKPDNIRILSSLLKEQGYKVRQALSGEMAMMAARAAQPDLILLDIMMPGLDGYQVCQLLKQDATTAAIPVIFLSALDDILDKVKAFSVGGADYITKPFHVLEVLVRVENQLALKAANQQIRQLNHQLEERVQERTRQLEIANTKLLEMALHDPLTGLPNRALFMERVLGEIARSHQEDGYQFVVMFLDCDRFKVINDSLGHIVGDQLLVAIARRLQEHMDKKDTLARLGGDEFAILLPAVENIHQATRVAQNMIDALCYPFQLERHEVFINASIGIAPSCADYSKPEHLLRDADTAMYRAKNSGRACYHIFDRAMHDAAVALLELENDLRRAVEREEFILHYQPIVDLALGRISGFEALVRWQHPQRGMVSPASFIPVAEETGLIVPIGNWVMRQACHQLRLWQEQKLATVDFGMGVNLSVRQFSQPNLIAEIDEVLQKNQLNPQNLKLEITETAIMDNPRHASQLLLQLRSRQIQLAIDDFGTGYSSLSYLHSFPVDILKVDRSFVKGLQGNQENLGLVVAIINIARTMGMTVVAEGIETEDQLWCLRDLECGFGQGYLFSKPLDAQTAGALIAANPRW
- the rfbD gene encoding dTDP-4-dehydrorhamnose reductase, coding for MKILLIGTQGQLGTELIPLLAPLGNLTAVDRDTLNLADSDSVRQVVQQVKPDAIVNAAAYTAVDKAESEPELAMAVNGIGVGVLAEETRNLGARLIHISTDYVFDGTQSQPYQDTDTTNPLGIYGKSKLLGEQNITATGANAIIIRTAWVYGTGGPGNFVKTMLRLGGQREEIRVVADQIGSPTWTRDLAGAITYLVENPAAPGIYHYTNSGVCSWYDFAVAIFEEAALLGYPLQVQRVIPITTAEYPTRAKRPGYSVLSSAKISAVLGTHPPHWRQSLRQMLSLFVPGHLSLVP
- a CDS encoding glycosyltransferase produces the protein MIYLITVNYHSHQLIAQLLASLPPPREIPYQFIIVNNSPEDPNIPQFHNNYITIIESGKNLGFGGGCNLGIDWVYQQNPQAIIWLINPDTQLPPATLPRAVDFFSNHPEISILGTVVQEPNGQIWFAGGQFLPHTGAIIEQKTWTYPENLDYAICDWVTGCSLLINLAKFTTCPRFDEAYFLYYEDFDFCQRYGMQGHIIAITSKLAVIHQPSAINGQNLYIKYKHSTYSYLLSLDRYASSKIVVLLRWLRLGLNAIFLLAIKPAVARGKFAGIWAYQRTSDKGQGTND